A window of Chloracidobacterium sp. N contains these coding sequences:
- a CDS encoding succinate dehydrogenase cytochrome b558 subunit, with amino-acid sequence MSVALSHHFLARRLHSLSGVIPIGAFLLEHLYTNFHAVAGPAAFNDAVKGIQDLLPGPLLPLAELFLIGLPIAFHAIYGVYIAYTAKSNVLSYGYARNWNYLLQRVTGVILLLFITAHVLTMRFGVGGLGLAVAHHPDQAFTIVQYWLAQPFVMAFYVLGIFSAAFHLANGLWTFAIVWGITVSTRSQQAFSYACAVFGVAVFAIGVRAAFAFVP; translated from the coding sequence ATGAGCGTCGCCTTGAGTCATCACTTTCTCGCCCGTCGGCTGCACTCGCTGAGCGGTGTCATTCCGATTGGGGCTTTCCTGCTGGAACACCTCTACACCAACTTTCACGCCGTTGCCGGTCCGGCAGCCTTCAATGACGCGGTCAAAGGCATTCAGGACCTGCTGCCCGGACCGTTGTTGCCCCTCGCTGAACTGTTTCTGATTGGGCTGCCGATTGCCTTTCATGCAATTTACGGTGTCTATATTGCTTACACGGCGAAGAGCAACGTGCTGAGCTACGGCTATGCACGCAACTGGAACTATCTTCTGCAGCGCGTCACCGGCGTAATTCTGCTGCTGTTCATCACGGCGCACGTTCTGACGATGCGCTTTGGTGTCGGCGGTCTGGGGCTGGCCGTAGCGCATCATCCCGACCAGGCGTTCACGATTGTGCAGTACTGGCTGGCGCAGCCCTTTGTCATGGCCTTTTACGTGCTGGGCATCTTCTCGGCGGCGTTCCACCTGGCCAATGGTTTGTGGACCTTTGCCATCGTGTGGGGCATCACCGTCAGCACGCGGTCCCAGCAGGCGTTTTCCTATGCCTGTGCCGTTTTCGGCGTAGCTGTATTCGCCATTGGCGTCCGGGCGGCGTTTGCCTTCGTTCCATAA
- a CDS encoding transposase — MKYDPERHHRRSIRLRGYDYSQAGAYFVTICTQNRACLFGEVVDGTMQLNPLGAIVQQTWHDLPNHVAGIRLDTFVVMPNHVHGIIMIVDDTGANTVGADGDVRMGGVGAQGGVGAQGGVGAQGGLGRVLNPPLQPNPTLQLNPPRPPKPKTQPPPLHPQLHPQPNPPLSLKPPHPALPPYLPCD, encoded by the coding sequence ATGAAGTACGATCCGGAACGCCACCACCGTCGCTCCATCCGCCTACGTGGTTACGATTATTCCCAGGCGGGCGCGTATTTCGTCACCATCTGCACACAAAACCGTGCCTGTCTGTTCGGCGAGGTGGTAGATGGGACTATGCAGTTGAACCCCTTGGGGGCAATCGTGCAACAGACCTGGCACGATCTGCCCAACCATGTGGCTGGGATCAGGCTGGATACATTTGTCGTAATGCCGAACCACGTTCACGGAATCATCATGATTGTTGATGATACTGGGGCGAACACCGTGGGGGCGGATGGTGATGTAAGGATGGGTGGTGTTGGGGCGCAGGGTGGTGTTGGGGCGCAGGGTGGTGTTGGGGCGCAGGGTGGTTTGGGGCGGGTTCTGAACCCGCCCCTACAACCAAACCCAACCCTGCAATTGAACCCACCCCGACCACCGAAGCCAAAAACCCAACCGCCACCCCTACATCCACAATTACACCCGCAACCGAACCCGCCCCTATCATTGAAGCCACCACACCCGGCCCTGCCGCCATATCTGCCGTGCGATTGA
- a CDS encoding rhodanese-like domain-containing protein codes for MTDIQQITAPELARRLAAGDPVQLLDVREDWEYAFNRIPGSRLCPMSQLPVWAAELDPAQEYVIYCHHGIRSMHACAYLRSKGFTRLVNLIGGIDAWSHEVDPTVPLY; via the coding sequence ATGACAGACATTCAGCAGATCACGGCGCCTGAACTGGCCCGGCGTCTTGCCGCGGGCGATCCAGTACAGCTTCTCGACGTGCGCGAGGACTGGGAATATGCGTTCAACCGCATTCCGGGCAGCCGCCTGTGTCCGATGAGCCAACTGCCGGTGTGGGCTGCGGAGCTTGATCCCGCCCAGGAATACGTCATCTATTGTCATCACGGCATCCGCAGCATGCACGCCTGCGCCTACCTGCGCAGCAAAGGGTTTACCCGTCTGGTCAACCTCATCGGCGGCATTGATGCCTGGTCGCACGAGGTTGACCCGACGGTGCCGCTCTACTGA
- the sdhA gene encoding succinate dehydrogenase flavoprotein subunit, with the protein MSNKPSIIVVGGGLAGLMTTIKACELGYTVDLFSLVPVKRSHSVCAQGGINGAVNTKGEGDSTYEHFDDTVYGGDFLAEQPPVKAMCDMAPDIIYMFDRMGVPFSRTPEGLIDFRRFGGTKHHRTAFAGATTGQQLLYALDEQVRRYEAAGKVRKYEGWEFLSGVIENGRCHGITAMNLQSLEVKAFAGAAVVMATGGIGAIFGKSTNSVICTGSAQGALYRQGVKYANGEFIQVHPTAIPGEDKLRLMSESARGEGGRVWVPRTPKDQRAPKDIPPAERWYFLEEKYPEYGNLVPRDIATREIFQVCLDGYGVGGKFQVYLDLTHIPREQLDRKLGGILEIYEMFVGDDPRETPMRVFPGMHYTMGGLWVDYEQQTNVAGLFAVGECDYSIHGANRLGANSLLSCVYAGIIAGPAAVNFAKNNSTKDLQDPIFERERARQAALNEALKTKRGTENPRVLHEELGRLMTENVTVIRYNDRLRYTDEKIQELLERYERINLNEQNYWATQAIPHARQLENMLHLARVITLGALNRDESRGAHYKPDFPERDDERFLKTTIATWTPEGPQLTYEDVNVSLIKPRKRDYSKKKAA; encoded by the coding sequence ATGAGCAACAAACCAAGCATCATTGTCGTAGGCGGTGGACTGGCCGGGCTGATGACAACCATCAAGGCCTGTGAACTCGGTTACACCGTTGATCTCTTCTCTCTCGTCCCCGTCAAACGGTCTCATTCGGTGTGCGCCCAGGGTGGTATCAACGGCGCGGTCAACACGAAAGGGGAAGGGGACTCAACCTACGAGCACTTCGACGACACGGTGTATGGCGGCGACTTCCTCGCCGAACAACCGCCGGTCAAGGCGATGTGCGACATGGCGCCGGACATCATCTACATGTTCGACCGCATGGGAGTTCCCTTTTCGCGCACGCCCGAAGGGCTGATTGACTTCCGGCGCTTCGGCGGTACGAAACACCACCGCACGGCGTTTGCCGGCGCGACCACGGGCCAGCAGCTTCTCTATGCGCTCGACGAGCAGGTACGGCGCTATGAAGCCGCCGGCAAGGTTCGCAAATACGAAGGTTGGGAGTTCCTGTCGGGTGTCATCGAGAACGGGCGCTGCCATGGCATTACCGCCATGAACCTGCAATCGCTGGAAGTGAAAGCCTTTGCCGGCGCGGCCGTCGTCATGGCGACGGGCGGGATTGGAGCCATTTTTGGCAAGTCCACCAACTCCGTCATCTGCACCGGCAGCGCGCAGGGGGCGCTCTACCGGCAGGGTGTCAAATACGCCAATGGCGAGTTCATCCAGGTTCATCCCACGGCCATTCCGGGCGAAGACAAACTCCGCCTGATGTCGGAAAGCGCACGCGGTGAAGGCGGGCGGGTCTGGGTGCCACGTACGCCGAAGGACCAGCGCGCGCCGAAAGACATTCCGCCTGCGGAGCGGTGGTACTTCCTCGAAGAAAAATATCCCGAATATGGCAACCTCGTTCCCCGTGACATTGCCACCCGTGAAATTTTCCAGGTCTGTCTCGACGGCTATGGCGTCGGCGGCAAGTTCCAGGTCTATCTCGATCTGACGCACATTCCACGCGAACAGCTCGACCGCAAGCTGGGCGGCATCCTTGAAATTTACGAGATGTTCGTTGGCGATGACCCGCGTGAAACGCCCATGCGTGTGTTCCCCGGCATGCACTACACCATGGGCGGGCTGTGGGTGGACTATGAGCAGCAAACCAACGTCGCCGGCCTCTTTGCCGTCGGGGAGTGTGACTACTCCATCCACGGGGCCAACCGGCTTGGGGCCAACAGCCTGCTGTCCTGCGTCTATGCGGGCATCATCGCCGGGCCGGCCGCCGTCAACTTTGCCAAAAACAACTCGACCAAAGACCTGCAGGACCCCATTTTCGAGCGCGAGCGCGCCCGGCAGGCGGCGCTCAACGAAGCGCTCAAAACGAAGCGGGGTACGGAAAACCCACGGGTGCTGCACGAAGAACTGGGACGCCTCATGACCGAGAACGTCACCGTCATCCGGTACAACGACCGCCTGCGGTACACGGACGAAAAAATCCAGGAACTGCTCGAACGCTACGAGCGCATCAACCTCAACGAGCAGAACTACTGGGCAACGCAGGCCATTCCGCACGCCCGCCAGTTGGAAAACATGCTTCACCTGGCGCGTGTCATCACGCTGGGCGCGCTCAACCGGGATGAATCGCGTGGCGCCCACTACAAACCCGACTTCCCTGAACGGGACGACGAGCGGTTTCTGAAAACGACCATTGCCACCTGGACCCCGGAAGGGCCGCAACTGACCTATGAAGATGTCAACGTCAGTCTCATCAAGCCGCGCAAGCGTGACTACTCGAAGAAGAAAGCGGCTTAG
- a CDS encoding ATP-binding protein: protein MSEVPTTTEQTAGQVSEEPPLHGRLHYKILLTTLLCAAPLIFGVDYLFYRNLRRDKIAEQSRHLQHIAATAAAVIDAPLIPLEQDAETRLPAVVRSRLLDLQRANELEQPIDLFYRQDGGWMPVFTERAPSHELRPEAWQVLRRQGPLATDVYTDQHGTWISAYAPLRAGPEGSVVGLVAVHTRADRMNMLIIDHFKLLFLEVTLTGLFIIAFFSLILRYFVTQPLGQLLEGVRAMARRDYTYPIPTTANDELGALARAFVRTRETLQHYVAELESFAQTLEEKVEERSVDLMSANQELLLANSELYENQRQLRKINEDLRRANLAVMESNRLKSEFVANMSHELRTPLNAIIGYTSLLQRGRYGPLSEAQMRALTRIAENSTNLLELINTFLDFSKIAAGKMETQVSELDLVKFLSETIAPLDALARAKSLTLSFTPPSHVPPAVTDPARLRQIVTNLVSNALKFTEQGSVTVTLDVDPSGETFTLEVRDTGIGIAGKDLPHIFEEFRQVDGSATRKYGGTGLGLSIARKNVLLLDGTIEVESEVGKGSVFRVRLPLRLREHERMEASEKPIALPCPAPDNRIVLCIDDEPDLAQQLKTMLDLTSYTVISARNVTEGLELTAVLRPRVVVLDLILPGISGLTYLERLAEDPMLKHIPVIVVSQADRRMAQTAFEFPMVIGYHPKPLDRTWLLNNLQKIEQETPFRHQAGQSHRFTDSVENMLS from the coding sequence ATGAGCGAAGTTCCAACCACGACGGAACAAACCGCCGGGCAGGTCAGCGAGGAGCCGCCGCTCCACGGACGCCTGCACTACAAAATCCTGCTCACCACACTGCTGTGCGCTGCGCCGCTCATCTTTGGCGTGGACTACCTGTTTTACCGCAACCTCCGGCGCGACAAGATTGCCGAGCAAAGCCGCCACTTGCAGCACATTGCCGCCACGGCCGCGGCGGTGATTGACGCGCCCCTCATCCCGTTGGAACAGGACGCTGAAACCCGCCTGCCCGCGGTGGTGCGATCACGACTCCTTGACCTTCAGCGCGCCAACGAACTGGAGCAGCCGATTGATCTGTTCTACCGGCAGGACGGAGGCTGGATGCCGGTTTTTACGGAGCGCGCCCCCTCCCATGAACTGCGCCCGGAAGCCTGGCAGGTCCTCCGGCGCCAGGGACCACTGGCAACGGATGTCTATACTGACCAGCATGGCACCTGGATTTCCGCCTATGCCCCGCTGCGCGCCGGGCCGGAAGGCTCCGTGGTGGGACTGGTTGCCGTCCACACCCGCGCCGACCGGATGAACATGCTCATCATTGACCACTTCAAGCTGCTGTTTCTGGAAGTGACGCTGACGGGATTGTTCATCATTGCCTTTTTCTCGCTCATTCTCCGGTACTTCGTCACGCAACCGCTCGGCCAGCTTCTGGAGGGCGTACGCGCCATGGCGCGGCGCGACTACACCTATCCCATCCCGACCACGGCCAACGACGAACTCGGCGCCCTGGCGCGCGCTTTCGTACGGACGCGCGAGACCCTCCAGCACTACGTCGCCGAGCTGGAATCCTTTGCCCAAACCCTCGAAGAGAAGGTCGAGGAACGTTCCGTTGACCTGATGAGCGCCAACCAGGAACTTCTGCTGGCCAACTCCGAGCTGTATGAAAACCAGCGCCAGTTGCGCAAAATCAACGAAGACCTGCGCCGCGCCAACCTGGCGGTCATGGAGAGCAACCGGCTCAAGTCCGAGTTCGTGGCGAACATGTCGCACGAACTGCGGACGCCACTCAACGCCATCATTGGCTACACCTCGCTGCTCCAGCGTGGTCGCTACGGCCCGCTTTCCGAGGCCCAGATGCGGGCTTTGACCCGCATTGCCGAGAATTCGACGAACCTGCTCGAACTCATCAACACCTTCCTGGATTTCTCGAAAATTGCCGCCGGCAAGATGGAAACTCAGGTCAGTGAACTGGACCTCGTGAAGTTTTTGTCCGAAACCATTGCGCCGCTTGACGCGCTGGCCCGGGCCAAAAGCCTGACCCTGAGCTTCACGCCGCCGTCCCACGTGCCCCCGGCGGTGACGGACCCGGCCCGGCTGCGCCAGATCGTCACCAATCTGGTTTCCAATGCCCTCAAATTCACCGAACAGGGCAGCGTCACCGTTACCCTCGACGTGGACCCGTCCGGGGAAACCTTTACCCTCGAAGTGCGGGACACGGGAATTGGCATCGCCGGGAAAGACCTGCCGCACATCTTTGAGGAATTCCGCCAGGTGGACGGCTCGGCCACCCGCAAGTACGGCGGCACCGGCCTCGGTCTCTCCATTGCCAGGAAAAATGTGCTTCTGCTGGATGGCACCATTGAAGTCGAAAGCGAAGTGGGCAAGGGATCGGTGTTTCGCGTGCGGCTCCCCCTCCGCCTGCGGGAGCACGAAAGGATGGAAGCCAGCGAAAAGCCGATCGCCCTGCCATGTCCTGCCCCGGACAACCGCATTGTCCTGTGCATTGATGACGAACCGGACCTGGCGCAACAGTTGAAAACCATGCTCGACCTGACCAGTTACACGGTCATCAGCGCACGCAACGTCACCGAAGGTCTCGAACTCACGGCGGTGCTACGTCCACGTGTCGTTGTCCTTGACCTGATTTTGCCCGGGATCAGCGGGTTGACCTACCTCGAACGGCTGGCGGAAGACCCCATGCTCAAGCACATCCCGGTTATTGTCGTCAGCCAGGCTGACCGGCGGATGGCCCAGACGGCCTTCGAGTTTCCCATGGTCATCGGCTACCATCCCAAGCCGCTCGACCGGACGTGGCTGCTCAACAACCTTCAGAAGATCGAACAGGAAACGCCCTTCCGCCACCAGGCGGGACAGAGCCACCGGTTCACCGACTCCGTGGAAAACATGCTGTCATGA
- a CDS encoding ABC transporter permease: MTMLVSFFLSFLKRMAVVVPVMWAVVTLVFLLIHLVPGDPVVMYLGDSARPEDIQALRHKHGLDLPLWQQYVRLWLGAPAKDGLDKHRGLLRGDLGETFGGKNVVKELLNRYPTTLKLAGAAMLVAVIVAIPLGIAAAVARGHWLDTAISVVSLGGIALPNFVIGPLAILIFAVYLDWLPVSGSERLEHFILPATTLGLAMAAILTRLVRSSVLEELGEDYVRTARAKGLPERVVLFKHVLKNSLIPVVTIIGLQFGIILTGAIVTETIFAMPGVGDLTVRAINEREYNQVQANLLAIALTYVAVNTLTDLLYRLLDPRIALDR; encoded by the coding sequence ATGACCATGCTGGTTTCGTTTTTCCTCTCTTTCCTCAAGCGCATGGCGGTTGTCGTGCCGGTGATGTGGGCCGTGGTGACGCTGGTGTTTCTGCTTATCCATCTCGTGCCGGGCGATCCGGTGGTGATGTACCTTGGGGATAGCGCCCGGCCTGAAGACATTCAGGCGCTCCGTCACAAGCACGGCCTCGACTTGCCGCTGTGGCAACAGTACGTCCGCCTCTGGCTTGGCGCGCCGGCAAAAGACGGGCTGGACAAGCACCGGGGCCTGCTGCGCGGCGATCTGGGGGAGACCTTCGGCGGCAAAAACGTCGTGAAGGAGTTGCTGAACCGCTATCCGACGACACTCAAGCTGGCCGGGGCGGCCATGCTGGTGGCGGTCATCGTGGCCATCCCGCTGGGCATTGCGGCGGCTGTGGCGCGGGGGCACTGGCTGGATACGGCCATCTCGGTGGTGTCGCTGGGGGGCATTGCGCTGCCCAACTTCGTGATTGGGCCGCTGGCCATTCTCATTTTTGCGGTGTATCTGGACTGGCTGCCCGTTTCCGGGAGCGAACGGCTGGAGCATTTCATCCTGCCGGCGACGACGCTGGGCCTCGCCATGGCAGCGATTCTGACGCGCCTGGTGCGTTCCAGTGTCCTTGAAGAGCTGGGCGAAGATTATGTCCGCACAGCGCGCGCCAAGGGGCTGCCCGAACGGGTCGTGTTGTTCAAGCACGTCCTCAAAAACAGCCTCATTCCGGTGGTGACCATCATCGGGTTGCAGTTCGGTATCATTCTGACCGGGGCGATTGTCACCGAAACCATCTTTGCGATGCCGGGTGTCGGTGATCTCACGGTACGGGCCATCAACGAACGTGAATACAACCAGGTGCAGGCCAACCTGCTGGCCATTGCGCTGACGTATGTGGCGGTCAATACGCTGACGGACCTGCTGTACCGGCTCCTTGACCCGCGCATTGCCTTGGATCGCTGA
- a CDS encoding response regulator has translation MTRILVVEDNADSREILTLELEAEGYEVCAVGDGLSAVEAAAQFHPDVIVMDISLPNLDGLEATRRIKAQPALARVPVIALTAHAMTEDEARFRAAGCDAYLAKPASPDAVQRVVQQLLAHPDRSHQAS, from the coding sequence ATGACGCGCATTCTCGTGGTGGAAGACAACGCTGACAGCCGGGAAATCCTCACGCTGGAGCTGGAAGCCGAAGGCTATGAAGTCTGCGCCGTGGGCGACGGACTCAGCGCAGTGGAAGCGGCGGCGCAGTTTCATCCCGATGTCATTGTCATGGACATTTCCCTGCCCAATCTGGACGGGCTGGAAGCCACACGCCGCATCAAGGCGCAACCGGCGTTGGCGCGCGTTCCAGTCATTGCGCTGACGGCACATGCCATGACGGAAGACGAAGCCCGTTTCCGGGCGGCGGGCTGTGACGCCTATCTGGCCAAACCGGCCAGCCCCGACGCCGTGCAGCGGGTTGTGCAGCAGCTTCTGGCCCACCCCGACCGCTCCCACCAGGCGTCGTAA
- a CDS encoding glucose 1-dehydrogenase, which translates to MGKLDGKVGVITGAASGIGEATARLFHAEGALVVLSDIQDERGAAIAAELGERAAYCRADVTHEPDIAALVDFAVARFGALDVMYNNAGAQGVSAPIAETPAEGFDATVALLLRSVFLGMKHAARVMLPRRTGSIVSTASIAGLRTGHAPHIYSACKAAVIHLTHSVAMELGEQGIRVNCVCPGFIATGIFGSAFGLPPDAARALAPLMAPMQVQAQPLRHAGQPVDVAQAVLWLASDDARFVNGHALVVDGGLIAGRSWTEYQHLRESLTKGIQAALGQAPPLTS; encoded by the coding sequence ATGGGTAAACTCGATGGAAAAGTGGGCGTCATTACCGGCGCCGCCAGTGGGATTGGCGAAGCCACGGCACGTCTGTTTCACGCCGAAGGGGCGTTGGTTGTCCTGAGCGACATCCAGGATGAACGCGGTGCCGCGATTGCGGCCGAACTCGGTGAACGGGCCGCCTACTGCCGGGCGGATGTCACCCACGAACCGGACATTGCGGCGCTGGTGGATTTTGCCGTTGCCCGGTTTGGCGCGCTCGATGTGATGTACAACAACGCCGGGGCGCAGGGCGTTTCAGCGCCCATTGCCGAAACGCCGGCTGAGGGGTTTGACGCGACGGTCGCCCTGCTGCTGCGCAGCGTCTTTCTGGGCATGAAGCATGCGGCGCGGGTGATGCTTCCCCGGCGTACTGGAAGCATTGTCAGCACGGCCAGCATTGCCGGCCTGCGTACCGGGCATGCGCCGCACATTTACAGCGCCTGTAAGGCAGCGGTCATTCATCTGACGCACTCCGTGGCCATGGAGCTGGGCGAGCAGGGGATTCGGGTCAACTGTGTCTGTCCGGGTTTTATTGCGACGGGCATTTTTGGCAGCGCCTTTGGTCTCCCGCCGGATGCGGCCCGGGCGCTGGCGCCGCTGATGGCGCCGATGCAGGTTCAGGCGCAGCCGTTGCGCCATGCGGGACAGCCGGTGGATGTGGCGCAGGCGGTACTGTGGCTGGCCAGCGACGATGCCCGCTTTGTCAACGGGCATGCGCTCGTCGTGGATGGCGGTCTCATCGCCGGCCGGTCATGGACGGAATACCAGCACCTGCGTGAATCGCTGACGAAGGGGATTCAGGCCGCCCTGGGGCAGGCACCGCCGCTGACAAGCTAA
- the sdhB gene encoding succinate dehydrogenase iron-sulfur subunit — translation MTREKIVLRIRRQDEPGKPTRWEEFALPYRPNMNIISCLMEIQKNPVTASGQATTPVVWECSCLEHVCGSCSMVINGKARQSCSTLVDKLEDGPITLEPLTKFPVIRDLQVDRSRLFQDLKKVKAWIPIDGTYPMGPGPRLDQKTTEIRYKLSTCMSCAVCMEVCPQYNERSSFVGPSVLNQVRLMNLHPTGKLNRDERLETIMGDGGITDCGNAQNCVKACPKNIPLTESIADLGRQTTIHGLLGWLMP, via the coding sequence ATGACCCGCGAAAAAATTGTTCTCAGAATCAGACGCCAGGATGAACCCGGCAAGCCCACCCGGTGGGAGGAGTTTGCGCTTCCCTACCGTCCGAACATGAACATCATCAGTTGCCTGATGGAAATCCAGAAAAATCCCGTCACGGCTTCCGGCCAGGCGACCACGCCGGTGGTGTGGGAGTGTTCCTGTCTTGAACACGTTTGTGGTTCGTGCTCGATGGTCATCAATGGCAAGGCGCGTCAGTCGTGCAGCACGCTGGTGGACAAGCTCGAAGATGGCCCCATCACGCTCGAACCCCTGACCAAGTTTCCGGTCATCCGTGACCTTCAGGTTGACCGCTCGCGGCTTTTCCAGGACCTCAAGAAGGTCAAGGCGTGGATTCCGATTGATGGCACGTACCCGATGGGCCCCGGCCCCCGGCTGGACCAGAAAACCACGGAGATTCGCTACAAGCTCTCCACGTGCATGTCGTGTGCGGTGTGCATGGAAGTGTGTCCGCAGTACAACGAACGGTCTTCTTTCGTCGGGCCTTCGGTGCTCAATCAGGTTCGGCTGATGAACCTGCATCCCACCGGCAAGCTCAACCGGGATGAGCGCCTGGAAACCATTATGGGCGATGGCGGCATTACCGACTGCGGCAATGCGCAGAACTGTGTCAAAGCCTGCCCCAAAAACATTCCGCTCACGGAATCCATTGCGGATTTGGGACGGCAAACGACGATTCACGGCCTTCTGGGCTGGCTGATGCCCTGA
- a CDS encoding transposase, with the protein MPEIIRQFKTFSARRINEHRGTPGIAIWQRNYYEHIIRNRAALHQIQQYIPDNPRRWASDRENPAAIVSEPAPWVSQSENQYLD; encoded by the coding sequence TTGCCGGAAATCATCCGTCAATTCAAAACGTTTTCCGCCCGGCGCATCAACGAGCACCGGGGAACACCAGGCATCGCCATCTGGCAACGTAACTATTACGAACACATCATCCGCAACAGGGCAGCTTTGCACCAGATACAGCAATACATCCCTGACAACCCCCGACGTTGGGCGTCTGACCGCGAGAACCCGGCAGCTATCGTGTCCGAACCAGCCCCTTGGGTGTCACAATCTGAGAACCAATACCTCGATTAG
- a CDS encoding M949_RS01915 family surface polysaccharide biosynthesis protein, with protein MGSWLLLLPVGVASPVKAAAGVSHREPLQAFPLSSLPAAARGLVKGSFKQGFRWNDLDGENYLILTETGAFETPGRKARQDFDASQDAELYAYRFVNVNGRFSPVWQVTDFVRNCPLDLTAEFLPDATEVTDLDNDGFAEVWVMYKTACRGDVSPATLKLIMYEVNQKYAMRGATRIALPDVSVGGEKTPDARLRANRAFLRHAERKWKQFYVEFSQ; from the coding sequence ATGGGCAGTTGGCTCCTGCTGCTCCCGGTGGGCGTGGCTTCCCCGGTCAAGGCTGCGGCTGGGGTATCCCACCGTGAGCCGCTTCAGGCCTTTCCGCTGTCCAGCCTGCCGGCGGCTGCCCGCGGGCTGGTCAAAGGCAGCTTCAAACAGGGCTTCCGCTGGAATGACCTCGATGGCGAGAACTATCTGATTTTGACCGAAACCGGTGCGTTTGAGACCCCGGGCCGCAAGGCGCGCCAGGACTTCGATGCCAGCCAGGACGCCGAGCTGTATGCCTACCGCTTCGTCAACGTCAACGGCCGGTTTTCACCCGTCTGGCAGGTGACGGATTTCGTCCGTAACTGTCCGCTCGACCTCACGGCGGAATTCCTCCCGGACGCAACCGAAGTGACAGACCTCGACAATGACGGCTTTGCCGAAGTGTGGGTGATGTACAAAACCGCCTGCCGCGGTGATGTCAGTCCGGCGACGCTCAAACTCATCATGTACGAGGTCAACCAGAAATACGCCATGCGGGGCGCGACCCGCATCGCGCTGCCGGATGTTTCAGTCGGCGGAGAAAAGACACCGGATGCCAGGCTGCGCGCCAACCGCGCGTTTCTCCGGCATGCCGAACGCAAGTGGAAGCAGTTTTACGTGGAATTCTCTCAGTAA
- a CDS encoding response regulator: MGRSPNTPPRILVIDDNQDVLDLLHDELTAEGYEVETAADGLAGLRALKRSKPDLVIIDIMMPHISGPAVMTLIGEKEHYRELRDVPMIIISAQSNIEYVQEEGLPLGESDYLTKPIDFDRLHQLIRQKLARPRTETPSQPDAAQTAGV; the protein is encoded by the coding sequence ATGGGACGCTCACCAAACACCCCACCGCGCATCCTTGTCATAGACGACAATCAGGATGTTCTCGACCTGCTACACGACGAGCTTACGGCTGAAGGGTACGAAGTCGAAACGGCGGCCGACGGTCTGGCCGGCTTGCGCGCCCTCAAACGCTCCAAACCCGACCTGGTCATCATTGACATCATGATGCCGCACATCAGCGGCCCAGCCGTGATGACGCTCATCGGCGAGAAAGAACACTACCGCGAGCTGCGCGACGTACCGATGATCATCATCTCGGCGCAGTCCAACATCGAGTACGTCCAGGAAGAAGGGCTCCCGCTGGGCGAGTCGGATTACCTGACCAAGCCGATAGACTTTGACCGCCTGCACCAGTTGATCAGACAAAAGCTGGCGCGGCCACGCACTGAGACGCCTTCCCAGCCCGACGCGGCCCAGACAGCAGGTGTCTGA